A genomic stretch from Hoplias malabaricus isolate fHopMal1 chromosome 4, fHopMal1.hap1, whole genome shotgun sequence includes:
- the LOC136694256 gene encoding uncharacterized protein yields MATTGCFACSECGMFSLTPFSTSSDKYSGCICSKCQLVSSLVDKVDQLEVRIRSLLLLRDKQRDSVLATPGALGRVSTPTTPALEPSQRGEWVTSRRHSRKAKADANAEAKASPPGHHAPPIRVSNRFAPLSEAPAEEPVKSALVIGDSIVRHVKLATPLGAPAVTVSCLSGARAPDISGNLRLLANRRYSRVVIHVGANDIRLRQSEVTKGNITEVIKLAQTMSDAVICSGPIPMRRGDEAYSRLSALNCWMSKWCSENQVGFIDNWLRFEGKPGLIGRDGIHPTREGAALLSCSIAHSLLVSRQSSVDSC; encoded by the coding sequence atggctactactggctgttttgcctgctcagagtgtggcatgtttagtttaacgcccttttccacctctagcgataaatatagtggttgtatttgtagtaagtgtcagctagttagctctctggtggataaagtggaccagctagaagtgcgcatccggagcttattattgttgagggataaacagcgagattcagtgttagcaactccgggtgccttagggagagttagcacccccacgactccggcgttagagccctcacagcggggtgaatgggtgacgtctcggcgtcatagccggaaagctaaggctgatgctaacgctgaggccaaagctagcccaccgggacaccacgctcctccgattcgcgtgtcaaacaggtttgccccgctcagcgaagcacccgctgaggagcctgttaagagtgctctggttataggagactctattgttcggcacgtgaaattagctactcctttaggggcaccggcagtaacagttagctgtttatcgggagccagagcgccggatattagtggcaaccttagactgttagctaataggagatattcgagggtagtcattcatgtaggggccaatgatattcgtctgcggcagtctgaggtaactaagggtaatattacagaggtgattaaactggcccagacgatgtccgatgccgtaatctgctctggtcccataccaatgcggcgtggcgacgaagcttacagcagactttcggcgttaaactgctggatgtccaagtggtgttccgaaaatcaagtgggctttatagacaattggttacgttttgagggcaagcctggtcttataggtagggatggtatccaccccacgcgggagggtgctgccttactttcttgcagtatagcacatagtcttttagttagtcggcagagtagtgtagatagctgctga